The following are encoded in a window of Camelus ferus isolate YT-003-E chromosome 20, BCGSAC_Cfer_1.0, whole genome shotgun sequence genomic DNA:
- the LOC102523784 gene encoding cysteine-rich secretory protein 3, translating into MASFTLWLFLVAVWLPFFLANGQDPAFGTLSTAHKEVQIKIVDKHNDLRRTVSPPASNMLKMQWDSKAAANAQNWANQCLYKHSKAKDRTIGTRQCGENLFMSSSPTSWSNAIQSWYDEINDFTYGVGPKRPKAVVGHLTQVVWYSSFRVGCGIAYCPNQRILKYFYVCQYCPAGNIIGRQYVPYLQGTRCASCPKHCDNGLCTNSCEYDNTYANCDSLKKQWTCNVPFVKNNCKAACKCSDKIY; encoded by the exons ATGGCATCCTTCACACTGTGGCTGTTCCTGGTGGCTGTGTGGCTTCCGTTCTTTCTTGCAAATGGACAG GATCCAGCTTTTGGCACATTGTCAACCGCCCACAAGGAAGTCCAAATCAAGATTGTAGACAAACACAATGACCTAAGGAGGACGGTCTCTCCACCTGCCAGTAACATGCTCAAAATG cAATGGGACAGCAAGGCAGCAGCAAACGCCCAAAACTGGGCAAATCAGTGCCTGTACAAACACAGTAAGGCCAAGGACAGAACAATCG GTACGAGGCAATGTGGTGAGAATCTCTTTATGTCAAGTAGCCCCACTTCCTGGTCAAATGCAATCCAAAGCTGGTATGATGAGATCAATGATTTTACCTATGGTGTAGGGCCAAAGCGTCCCAAAGCAGTAGTTGGACATCTTACCCAG GTTGTTTGGTACTCATCTTTCCGTGTTGGATGTGGAATAGCCTACTGCCCCAATCAACGTATTCTGAAATACTTCTACGTTTGCCAGTATTGTCCTGC TGGTAATATTATTGGCAGACAATATGTCCCTTACCTACAAGGAACACGATGTGCCAGCTGTCCCAAACATTGTGACAATGGACTATGCA CCAACAGTTGTGAGTACGACAACACCTATGCTAACTGTGATTCTCTGAAGAAACAATGGACCTGTAACGTTCCTTTTGTGAAGAATAATTGCAAGGCTGCCTGCAAGTGTTCGGACAAAATTTATTAA